The following proteins are co-located in the Polystyrenella longa genome:
- a CDS encoding DUF3387 domain-containing protein, translated as MDTKTKNNQHEVTFDINNIQEAETQLQQMVSFHQMHFDNDFKRKDYITIMPRLPIFIHKDLLEDCPISYEELIDTAKEIVEEDFRFQRDGYFDISFDEYNWAFHVVFYHDHVCLIPYVGDERTELEKMGDYRDE; from the coding sequence ATGGATACCAAAACCAAAAACAATCAACATGAGGTCACATTTGATATCAACAACATTCAAGAAGCTGAAACACAATTGCAACAAATGGTAAGCTTTCATCAGATGCATTTTGATAATGACTTCAAACGAAAAGACTACATTACAATCATGCCCAGATTGCCAATTTTCATTCACAAAGACTTACTAGAAGATTGTCCAATTTCTTATGAGGAATTGATTGATACTGCAAAAGAGATAGTTGAGGAAGATTTCAGATTTCAGAGAGATGGATATTTTGACATCAGCTTTGATGAATACAACTGGGCATTCCATGTTGTGTTTTATCATGACCATGTCTGTTTGATTCCTTATGTGGGAGATGAGAGGACTGAACTTGAAAAAATGGGAGACTATCGAGATGAGTGA
- a CDS encoding phage major capsid protein: MKTQLIKMLKTVGEYNENEQYEIDTETAEKWLSDNICEKVETLDDRFETLSKSISDAVDSKVEKAMEKINKALNVEIEAPAVHVDKSEQRSFTSFMKATLHNDTNTIRNDFGEKALSGTDGGSGGFLIPEQYSDQILEIANESSFCLSRVNSVNMTGDTYSQPVIKQSGTTNSSNGGSNFYQGIYFEWTEDDQTKPGSKDFSLDKIKLEAKESSGHTVLDNYLYDDAPANVEEKLKQTVGKAYAHLIDSVIIGGNGIGKPHGFIPSSASKGVTRATDDNNADIWTDVTSMMGACHDPNEDAIWIINKSVQASMLRMGDEGNNTIWAANAATTGPTSLYGRPVFYTEKNPASGSKGDICLASLSNYLFGMRGGLKIAKSEHVYFLKNQSAIRFTARMDGRPMLDSPITLSDQVTTVSPFVVRNA; this comes from the coding sequence ATGAAAACACAATTAATCAAGATGCTCAAAACAGTTGGAGAGTACAACGAAAACGAGCAATATGAAATAGACACAGAGACTGCTGAAAAATGGTTGTCAGATAACATCTGTGAGAAAGTGGAAACACTTGATGACCGATTTGAAACTTTAAGCAAATCGATCAGTGATGCTGTTGATTCCAAAGTTGAAAAGGCAATGGAGAAAATCAACAAAGCATTAAACGTTGAGATTGAGGCACCAGCCGTTCATGTGGACAAGTCTGAACAAAGATCTTTCACTTCATTCATGAAAGCAACTTTACACAATGACACTAATACAATTCGAAATGATTTTGGTGAAAAAGCTCTATCTGGAACAGATGGTGGTTCAGGTGGATTTTTAATCCCTGAACAATACAGTGATCAGATTTTAGAGATTGCAAATGAAAGTTCATTCTGTCTGTCCAGAGTAAATTCTGTCAATATGACGGGTGACACTTACAGTCAGCCAGTCATCAAACAAAGTGGAACCACAAACTCATCTAATGGTGGGTCAAACTTCTATCAGGGCATTTATTTTGAATGGACTGAAGACGATCAAACCAAACCGGGATCCAAAGATTTTAGTTTGGATAAAATCAAACTCGAAGCAAAAGAAAGTTCAGGACATACGGTTTTAGACAATTATCTGTATGACGATGCACCAGCCAACGTTGAAGAGAAACTAAAGCAGACTGTTGGAAAGGCTTATGCCCATCTGATTGACTCTGTGATAATCGGAGGAAATGGAATTGGGAAACCTCACGGATTCATTCCGTCCTCAGCAAGTAAGGGTGTAACCAGAGCAACCGATGATAATAATGCCGACATCTGGACAGATGTGACAAGCATGATGGGAGCCTGTCATGATCCCAATGAAGATGCAATCTGGATCATCAACAAGTCTGTTCAGGCTTCAATGCTCAGAATGGGCGATGAAGGCAATAACACCATTTGGGCGGCAAATGCTGCTACAACTGGTCCAACTTCTCTTTATGGCAGACCTGTTTTCTACACTGAGAAAAATCCAGCCAGTGGCTCCAAAGGGGATATCTGTTTGGCATCATTGTCTAATTACCTGTTTGGAATGCGAGGTGGATTGAAGATTGCAAAATCTGAACACGTTTATTTTTTGAAGAATCAGAGTGCAATTAGATTTACTGCCAGAATGGATGGACGTCCAATGTTGGATTCGCCGATCACCTTGAGTGACCAAGTCACTACTGTGTCACCTTTTGTTGTTAGAAATGCCTAA
- a CDS encoding LamG domain-containing protein, translated as MTTDYLRPNSNVTSVFTVFDYTNIDDNVLTGAAGDGLSCTIDRTDDNEQQQWGLTAPVESFTEVTSCTVHLRSYNDDDGDTDVLHARLLLGGVWTGYQDITMGGGSYTWTSCEITGSWSGSDFTSAQIELKTDSIASSDNFQLDVLYVELNGTGSVSYDETGSGGCLLAGSAIVKPDIIAETHSPSDSTNDTSSGSVAWTNVGNIYSADAAVASVGPLSSTSNILKATDFGFTLPDIQYLSGIEINITRYANDDNCGGAGHRVTDTLVSLLVDGTVSGTNNQDNFTPANACTSWDATSITHTYGGPNEMWGLDLDSTDITTANFGCAFQVNGNRADETAFVDHVEMTVYYQNSVPEIFDEIGSGGCVLSGEMVSDLTCNVTGDGGCVLSGGGFATTCPDSIACDNFTGTGINLTAHYLDALNGSNDEQWTIVNGTWTIDANRLKNEDEQSRLIYVDVGQSSYSATMTYDVPTGTANMFQGFITRYSNNTNYIRANYNALLEAFQIWTIQSGSFNLRASTSVSLSGTETLFLDVNGNSITLSDGSTSLTYETSFNNTATGLGITVGVVPASGTYTPTYIDSFNVSSISFNETGSGGIVFSGQSALSAGYVFESDGGIVFGGNAPSFRGFVFIPTGQITFSGETPVEWRVAKTGSGKIQFSGITPVTSSHHEATARGGIEFYDWAGVTIGFSHLPTGQITFSATANHAFQARYTGQDGIRFSGITPVTFTTSQYEYESEGGITFSGEIEIHDWFSYPDGGIIFGGRAEPVSTAYSWFADGQITFSNSADVQSNIEQTATGGITFGGQATANVVYLNYIPTGGITFSDSASVIVSYTTDPVSIFHNGYKFKRLLKYNSASNQTNFPLLFTETLGTGKITSSSACDVIFETYDHTQLNHEIEYFDSSTGQLFAHFKTTLEKGDNYFWMYYGKVKEICDEENVSGTWSQYANVYHLNEDGDGTASEYVDVKGSLNGTARSPIFIPEQITGKIHKGQDFSPISTYIKTADDEIANTNDWSVSSWVKTPSFIAGKQVIWSRNKTDLGNDEGWSIEMGINGSGYPTASVQIDNGDETWSTITATSSSQLTASTWYHLALVWDSGSSIRIYVNGVEKGSTSTVKTNLADGSAGNYIGRRDTGSYFKGIIDELRVSQTAFTASWLLNEYNSGNQSLIVGHESTSLNFHAIVPPYINLFFVGTGGITFSGTGQSFFPYWATGQIDFGGNASNRFSIGNQTGNGGITFSGSADNAMNVPAQIGSGGITFSNSADVTVAREVNTSGGLTFTGSADNAMTVPAQTATGQISFSGTATNSFATSNQNGSGGIAFSGTTDHAYQSNASITGGIILSGDVSVIVSREFLTDGQITFSNSADVRFIKNNNGSGGIEFGGQATNRFSSNHEPDGQITFSNSAGVEVQTTYEPSGVLMFSGNAQLLYHDARGGINFDGISSITVNRSYIPLGGIRFGKAITDVDGEMTGEIIFPPTLSGEIVFPPTLSGEIYLEQIATGEL; from the coding sequence ATGACTACCGATTATCTCAGACCGAACTCCAATGTGACATCTGTATTTACCGTATTTGATTATACCAACATAGATGACAATGTACTGACTGGTGCAGCTGGTGATGGCTTATCTTGTACCATTGATAGAACAGACGACAACGAACAACAACAGTGGGGACTGACTGCCCCTGTTGAGAGTTTCACAGAGGTCACATCCTGTACTGTTCATCTCAGATCCTACAATGATGATGATGGCGACACAGATGTTCTCCATGCTCGATTGTTACTTGGTGGTGTTTGGACAGGATATCAAGATATTACAATGGGTGGAGGTTCATATACATGGACATCCTGTGAAATTACAGGGTCATGGTCTGGGTCAGATTTCACTTCTGCTCAAATTGAATTAAAAACAGATTCAATTGCCAGCTCTGACAATTTCCAACTTGATGTTTTGTATGTTGAGTTAAACGGGACAGGTTCAGTTTCATATGATGAGACAGGTTCTGGTGGTTGTCTTTTGGCAGGATCGGCAATCGTCAAACCAGACATCATTGCAGAGACTCATTCCCCATCTGATTCAACCAATGACACCTCATCAGGGTCAGTGGCATGGACCAATGTTGGGAATATTTATTCTGCTGATGCTGCTGTTGCTAGTGTAGGTCCACTGTCATCCACTTCCAACATTCTGAAAGCCACTGATTTTGGTTTTACACTGCCTGATATTCAATATTTGTCAGGTATCGAAATCAACATTACTCGATATGCGAATGATGACAATTGTGGTGGTGCAGGTCACAGAGTCACTGACACCTTGGTTTCATTACTTGTTGATGGAACTGTCAGTGGAACAAACAATCAGGACAACTTCACTCCTGCCAATGCTTGTACCAGTTGGGATGCAACCTCAATTACCCACACTTATGGTGGTCCTAATGAGATGTGGGGTTTAGATTTAGACTCCACCGACATTACAACTGCAAATTTTGGCTGTGCATTTCAGGTCAATGGTAACAGGGCAGATGAGACTGCATTTGTAGACCATGTAGAAATGACTGTCTACTACCAAAACTCAGTCCCTGAAATCTTTGACGAAATAGGGTCAGGGGGATGTGTTCTCTCAGGGGAAATGGTCTCTGACCTGACATGCAATGTGACTGGTGATGGTGGCTGTGTCTTATCAGGTGGAGGATTTGCAACCACATGTCCTGACTCAATTGCCTGTGATAATTTCACAGGGACAGGCATCAACCTGACCGCACATTATCTGGATGCATTAAATGGATCTAATGATGAACAGTGGACCATCGTCAATGGCACATGGACCATTGATGCCAACAGATTGAAAAATGAGGATGAACAATCCCGATTGATTTATGTTGATGTGGGTCAATCCTCTTATTCAGCCACCATGACTTATGATGTACCTACAGGAACAGCCAACATGTTTCAGGGTTTCATCACCAGATATTCAAACAATACAAACTACATCAGAGCCAACTACAATGCATTGTTAGAAGCTTTCCAGATTTGGACCATTCAAAGTGGCTCATTTAATCTTAGAGCCTCAACATCAGTCAGCCTCAGTGGAACAGAGACACTGTTTCTGGATGTGAATGGGAATTCAATCACCCTTAGTGATGGGTCAACTTCACTGACTTATGAAACCTCTTTCAACAATACAGCAACTGGACTGGGAATCACAGTGGGTGTGGTCCCTGCCTCTGGAACCTACACACCCACTTATATTGATTCATTCAATGTGTCATCTATTTCGTTCAATGAAACAGGTTCTGGTGGAATCGTATTCTCAGGTCAATCAGCTCTATCTGCTGGATATGTTTTTGAATCTGATGGAGGCATTGTCTTTGGAGGTAATGCCCCCTCATTCAGAGGATTTGTTTTTATACCTACAGGTCAAATCACATTCTCAGGTGAGACACCTGTTGAATGGAGAGTTGCCAAAACAGGTTCTGGAAAGATTCAATTTTCTGGCATTACACCTGTAACATCATCGCATCATGAGGCAACAGCCAGAGGGGGCATTGAATTTTATGACTGGGCAGGAGTGACGATTGGATTCAGTCATCTACCTACAGGACAAATCACATTCTCTGCTACTGCCAACCATGCATTTCAAGCGAGATACACAGGGCAGGATGGTATCAGATTTTCTGGCATCACACCTGTGACATTCACCACCAGCCAATATGAATATGAGTCAGAAGGTGGAATCACTTTCAGTGGTGAAATTGAAATACATGATTGGTTTTCCTATCCAGATGGTGGCATCATTTTTGGTGGTAGAGCAGAGCCAGTCTCAACAGCTTACAGTTGGTTTGCAGATGGACAAATCACATTCTCAAATAGTGCCGATGTTCAAAGCAATATAGAGCAAACAGCAACAGGCGGCATCACTTTTGGAGGTCAAGCCACAGCCAATGTTGTTTATCTAAATTACATTCCCACTGGTGGAATCACATTTTCAGATAGTGCCAGTGTGATTGTCAGTTATACCACTGACCCTGTTTCCATTTTCCACAATGGATACAAATTTAAACGATTGCTCAAATACAATTCAGCCTCAAATCAAACCAACTTCCCACTATTGTTCACTGAAACATTGGGAACAGGTAAAATAACATCATCCAGTGCCTGTGATGTGATTTTTGAGACCTATGACCATACACAATTGAATCATGAGATTGAATATTTTGATTCATCCACAGGTCAACTCTTTGCTCATTTCAAAACAACTCTGGAAAAAGGTGACAACTATTTCTGGATGTATTATGGAAAAGTCAAAGAAATCTGTGATGAGGAAAATGTTTCAGGCACATGGAGTCAATATGCCAATGTTTACCATCTGAATGAGGATGGTGATGGGACTGCCAGTGAATATGTGGATGTCAAAGGAAGTCTAAACGGAACTGCTAGATCTCCCATATTCATTCCAGAGCAAATCACAGGCAAGATTCATAAGGGTCAAGACTTTTCGCCCATCTCCACCTACATCAAAACAGCAGATGATGAGATTGCAAATACAAATGATTGGTCTGTTTCCAGTTGGGTCAAGACACCCTCATTCATTGCTGGTAAACAGGTCATCTGGTCTAGAAACAAAACAGACCTTGGAAATGATGAGGGGTGGTCAATTGAAATGGGTATCAATGGTTCTGGTTATCCAACAGCATCAGTCCAGATAGACAATGGTGATGAAACATGGTCAACCATCACAGCCACATCATCATCACAATTGACTGCATCAACTTGGTATCACTTAGCTTTGGTTTGGGACAGTGGATCCTCTATCAGAATTTATGTGAATGGAGTTGAAAAAGGTTCAACCAGTACAGTCAAAACCAATTTGGCTGATGGGTCTGCTGGTAATTACATTGGGAGAAGAGACACAGGGTCATATTTCAAAGGCATCATTGATGAGTTGCGAGTTTCCCAGACAGCATTCACAGCCAGTTGGTTGTTGAATGAATACAACTCAGGCAATCAAAGTCTGATTGTGGGACATGAATCAACCTCATTGAATTTCCATGCCATTGTGCCTCCCTATATCAACCTGTTCTTTGTTGGTACGGGTGGCATTACTTTCAGTGGCACTGGTCAATCATTCTTCCCCTATTGGGCAACAGGGCAAATCGATTTTGGTGGAAATGCGTCAAACAGATTCTCAATTGGCAATCAGACTGGGAATGGTGGCATCACATTCAGTGGTAGTGCAGATAATGCAATGAATGTACCTGCCCAAATAGGATCAGGTGGCATCACTTTCAGTAATAGTGCAGATGTCACTGTGGCCAGAGAGGTCAACACCTCTGGAGGTCTGACCTTTACTGGCAGTGCAGACAATGCAATGACTGTACCTGCCCAAACAGCAACAGGTCAAATCAGTTTCAGTGGGACTGCCACTAATAGCTTTGCGACATCCAACCAGAATGGGTCAGGTGGCATTGCTTTCAGTGGGACAACAGATCATGCCTATCAAAGCAATGCATCAATTACAGGTGGAATCATCCTGTCTGGTGATGTCTCAGTGATTGTTTCCAGAGAGTTTCTGACAGATGGACAAATCACATTCAGCAATTCAGCTGATGTGAGATTCATCAAGAACAACAATGGTTCTGGAGGAATTGAATTTGGAGGACAGGCAACAAACAGATTCAGTTCAAATCATGAACCAGATGGTCAAATCACATTCAGTAATTCTGCTGGTGTAGAAGTTCAGACCACCTATGAACCAAGTGGAGTTTTGATGTTCTCTGGGAATGCTCAATTGCTTTATCACGATGCCAGAGGGGGCATCAATTTTGATGGAATTTCTTCAATTACGGTTAACAGATCATACATACCATTGGGTGGAATACGATTTGGCAAAGCTATCACAGATGTTGATGGTGAGATGACTGGTGAAATCATCTTTCCACCGACCTTAAGTGGAGAAATAGTATTCCCACCGACCTTAAGTGGAGAGATTTATTTAGAGCAGATTGCAACAGGGGAATTATGA
- a CDS encoding phage portal protein: MAIFSDYPNKPNPLGRKLNPNSHNLVSEYEGTARVCADLNATTIAGTTLRLYLTGSRTDLKTKCLNPFDQYLLVQKMRLHASEQIEEIIRHQVLTLISNPNEDMDWQEVAESTQSCLEIVGTAYWWVPLNKLGVPQSIIPLLPQMYRPVYEDKRFVGLAEYGSTSIKYRREELIVFRMNNLKGGIEGLSPLHSVWEQVSIDSKIDARMADMIDNNARPDIIISPKSEDSIWTDDVKERYKLEFNQEFSGSGSGKSWFADGDIDINTLNFSPVDTAIFEHKKISKELICNAFNVPPALLGGGQFNRATLDAAKEQHAVSMEYRARKFAGRMTKFLLPMFDGTENMFFAFDDISPENRLEKVNELNTLRNAQIITGNEARFEIGLAPHPDADTLHPIVPGLDVGGTPTEEETVTDELIPVEQPVEEKPQDQAMNGAQIGSMVDIIANVREGIIPVDSALGILQAAYPALSEQQIDSIINPLRDLPIIQEEKPESEPEPEPISEPEPELQLEEKKIPDHIRQEMKVKAKTKNLKTGLVPNGDELKDICVDFYNRKRIEVIGDLDKGDLDKGITKSLPTKFVPLESWTDDLSEKCRPVVEFYYESEAKSLLERIGASPDVFSVTNPETVKAIDKIVYAFCQSTVESTTKSLNDALTQLRDELSQGLETGDSIQLMTKKVNDIFEGLTKNHAQMIARTESARAHHMGFIQGCKDSGVVSGLKWLASPDDPDGRCKELDGKVVKLDGSFITGQSNKPEYSNIQMPPLHPRCKCQLLAVIDD; the protein is encoded by the coding sequence ATGGCTATATTTTCAGATTATCCAAACAAACCAAATCCATTGGGAAGAAAGTTAAACCCAAATTCTCACAATTTAGTCTCTGAGTATGAAGGTACAGCCAGAGTTTGTGCCGATCTCAATGCAACCACGATTGCAGGAACCACACTCAGACTTTATTTGACAGGTTCAAGAACAGACCTCAAAACAAAATGCCTGAATCCCTTTGATCAGTATTTACTTGTTCAGAAAATGAGACTTCATGCATCTGAACAGATTGAAGAAATTATCAGGCATCAGGTTCTCACCCTCATTTCCAATCCAAATGAAGATATGGATTGGCAAGAAGTAGCAGAATCAACACAATCATGTTTGGAGATTGTTGGGACTGCTTATTGGTGGGTTCCTCTAAACAAATTGGGTGTTCCTCAATCTATCATTCCACTTTTACCTCAGATGTATCGTCCTGTTTATGAAGACAAAAGATTTGTGGGACTGGCTGAATATGGTTCCACATCAATCAAATACAGAAGAGAGGAATTGATTGTTTTCAGAATGAACAATCTGAAAGGTGGTATTGAGGGACTGTCTCCACTTCATTCAGTCTGGGAACAGGTCAGCATCGATTCCAAAATTGATGCCAGAATGGCAGACATGATCGATAACAATGCCAGACCAGATATTATCATTTCGCCCAAGTCTGAGGATTCAATTTGGACTGATGATGTTAAAGAAAGATATAAGCTGGAATTTAATCAGGAGTTCTCTGGCTCTGGAAGTGGCAAGAGTTGGTTTGCAGATGGTGACATTGATATCAACACACTCAATTTCTCACCAGTAGACACAGCCATATTTGAACATAAGAAGATTTCAAAGGAACTCATTTGCAATGCCTTTAATGTACCACCAGCATTACTTGGAGGGGGGCAATTCAATAGAGCCACATTGGATGCAGCCAAAGAACAACACGCAGTTTCAATGGAATATAGAGCCAGAAAATTTGCAGGAAGAATGACAAAGTTTCTGTTGCCAATGTTTGATGGTACAGAAAACATGTTCTTTGCTTTCGATGACATCAGTCCTGAAAACCGATTGGAAAAAGTCAACGAATTAAACACATTGAGAAATGCCCAGATCATCACCGGTAATGAGGCAAGATTTGAAATTGGTCTGGCTCCACACCCAGATGCAGACACATTACATCCAATTGTTCCGGGTTTAGATGTGGGCGGAACACCAACAGAAGAAGAAACAGTCACTGATGAATTGATTCCAGTGGAACAACCTGTAGAGGAAAAACCACAAGATCAGGCTATGAATGGTGCCCAGATTGGATCCATGGTGGACATCATTGCCAATGTGAGGGAGGGCATCATTCCAGTTGATTCAGCATTAGGAATTTTACAGGCTGCCTATCCTGCATTATCTGAACAGCAAATTGACTCCATCATCAATCCCTTAAGAGATTTACCGATCATACAGGAAGAAAAACCAGAATCAGAGCCTGAACCTGAACCAATTTCAGAACCTGAACCTGAACTACAATTAGAAGAAAAGAAAATACCTGACCACATCAGACAGGAAATGAAGGTCAAAGCCAAGACAAAGAATTTGAAAACTGGTTTAGTCCCGAATGGTGATGAACTCAAAGATATCTGTGTTGATTTTTACAACAGAAAAAGAATTGAAGTCATTGGAGACCTGGATAAAGGAGACCTGGATAAAGGAATCACAAAGTCATTGCCGACCAAGTTTGTTCCTTTGGAATCATGGACTGATGACCTTTCAGAAAAATGTAGGCCAGTTGTTGAATTCTATTATGAGAGTGAGGCAAAAAGTTTACTGGAAAGAATCGGGGCATCACCTGATGTATTCAGTGTGACCAACCCTGAAACAGTAAAAGCAATCGATAAGATTGTTTATGCATTCTGTCAATCTACAGTCGAGTCAACCACTAAGAGTTTGAATGATGCACTGACACAGTTACGTGATGAATTGAGTCAAGGTTTAGAAACTGGTGACTCTATTCAACTCATGACTAAAAAGGTCAATGACATTTTTGAAGGATTGACCAAGAATCATGCCCAGATGATAGCCAGAACAGAATCGGCAAGGGCACATCATATGGGATTCATTCAAGGTTGTAAGGATAGTGGTGTTGTCAGTGGACTGAAATGGTTGGCATCACCTGATGATCCTGATGGTCGATGCAAAGAACTTGATGGAAAGGTGGTCAAACTTGATGGTTCATTCATTACAGGTCAAAGCAATAAACCAGAATACTCAAATATTCAAATGCCCCCACTTCATCCCAGATGCAAATGTCAGCTATTAGCTGTGATTGACGATTAG
- a CDS encoding terminase large subunit: protein MMATKQRTKKPKQTEQPDLEWGQLYRTPDGQLHQYFPLHKYQRQVMESKKRFVVALAGTGGGKSALTPIWILQELRKNPKSVIIVVSPIFPMLIALQPGIVKILEESEFKGTFNKSDRIYECSTGGSIHFKSASDPNTIQGLHCDVAIMDEAGMMKKEAYDVIRQRCNRKKGRILITSTPYHFNWLFHDVYQAWKAGDEDIDVIQFNSLENPTYDKEAFEKERKLLPEWKFKMMYLGEFTKPAGVIFENFDKCIVGQIPPMKTERLVFVGGIDWGFNDETACMGGFIHKNILYLFNEIYEKKKTVDDIMAYKNFNEQTIWFCDNQRKDSILTLKRNGYLAKKTKKYNGSVLDNIARLTRLINSGRIQILGGSCPNLENEMANYVWKEDEKGITDQPVDKNNHAIDALCYLVEGAERCGLLAR, encoded by the coding sequence ATGATGGCAACGAAACAGAGAACAAAGAAACCCAAACAGACTGAACAGCCAGACTTGGAATGGGGTCAACTTTATAGAACTCCAGATGGTCAGCTCCATCAATATTTTCCATTACACAAATACCAAAGACAGGTGATGGAGAGTAAAAAAAGATTTGTAGTCGCATTGGCAGGAACTGGTGGAGGGAAATCGGCACTGACACCCATCTGGATTTTGCAAGAACTGAGAAAGAATCCAAAATCTGTCATCATTGTTGTCAGTCCAATTTTTCCGATGTTGATTGCACTGCAACCTGGCATCGTCAAGATTCTGGAAGAGTCAGAGTTTAAAGGAACTTTCAATAAGTCAGACAGAATTTATGAATGTTCCACTGGTGGTTCTATCCATTTCAAATCAGCCTCAGATCCCAACACCATTCAGGGTCTGCACTGTGATGTGGCCATCATGGATGAGGCAGGCATGATGAAAAAAGAGGCATATGATGTCATTAGACAGAGATGTAATAGGAAGAAAGGCCGAATATTAATCACCTCCACACCTTACCATTTCAACTGGCTTTTTCACGATGTCTATCAGGCATGGAAAGCAGGTGATGAAGACATTGACGTGATTCAGTTCAACTCTCTTGAAAATCCAACTTATGACAAAGAGGCTTTTGAAAAGGAAAGAAAGCTGTTGCCTGAGTGGAAATTCAAAATGATGTATCTGGGAGAGTTTACCAAGCCTGCTGGAGTCATATTTGAAAACTTTGACAAATGCATTGTGGGTCAGATTCCACCGATGAAAACGGAAAGACTTGTCTTTGTGGGTGGAATTGACTGGGGATTCAATGATGAGACTGCCTGCATGGGTGGATTTATCCACAAGAACATCTTGTATTTGTTTAATGAAATCTATGAGAAGAAGAAAACAGTTGATGACATCATGGCTTACAAGAATTTCAATGAGCAGACAATTTGGTTTTGTGATAATCAACGAAAAGACAGTATTTTGACACTGAAACGAAATGGATATCTGGCCAAGAAAACAAAGAAATACAATGGGTCCGTTTTGGATAATATTGCCAGACTGACAAGATTGATTAATAGTGGGCGGATTCAGATATTAGGGGGAAGTTGTCCCAATCTTGAGAATGAAATGGCAAATTATGTTTGGAAAGAGGATGAAAAAGGGATAACAGACCAACCCGTTGACAAAAACAATCATGCAATTGATGCACTGTGTTATTTGGTAGAGGGGGCAGAGAGATGTGGTCTTTTAGCTAGATAG
- a CDS encoding HK97-gp10 family putative phage morphogenesis protein, translating to MKKPKMTWFGDEFKKKAEERAIKNLERVGYMATNDIKTGLSQSKAPPHSKPGDIPHLLHGELARSMTHEVDERKKIVRVGTNKFYGKLLELGSSKMKKRPFLRPIIRKNIRKYRNIMEKK from the coding sequence ATGAAGAAACCCAAAATGACATGGTTTGGAGACGAATTCAAAAAGAAGGCTGAAGAAAGAGCCATTAAGAATCTGGAACGTGTTGGATATATGGCAACCAATGACATCAAAACGGGATTGTCACAAAGTAAGGCACCACCTCATTCTAAACCGGGCGATATTCCACACTTGCTCCATGGGGAATTGGCAAGGTCAATGACACATGAAGTGGATGAAAGAAAAAAGATTGTCAGAGTGGGGACCAATAAATTCTATGGGAAGCTGTTGGAATTGGGATCATCCAAGATGAAAAAGAGACCATTTCTGAGACCAATCATCAGAAAGAATATTAGAAAATATAGAAACATTATGGAGAAGAAATAA
- a CDS encoding HK97 family phage prohead protease: MTEQFTKNFDADFEIIEGSREIISVISTKSIDQDKDIVFPNGMVAKNGTPILFNHDKRSLPIGKALWFKQKGNQILSKSYITDKTQMAKDIFGLIQDGIITGVSVGFRALEMNRPTSDEIRKNSKLADVRYLIRKWQLDEYSYVTFPCNTECVTLAVSKGYSPETVIAINGGQMPEMKDLIKDNVWCWNQTIIEKQQDEPQIVMPKFSKKW, from the coding sequence ATGACCGAACAATTTACAAAGAACTTTGATGCCGATTTTGAAATCATTGAAGGATCCAGAGAAATCATCTCAGTGATCAGTACAAAGTCCATTGACCAAGACAAAGATATCGTGTTTCCAAATGGCATGGTGGCGAAAAATGGTACACCGATATTGTTTAATCATGACAAAAGAAGTTTACCCATCGGTAAAGCATTATGGTTCAAGCAAAAAGGCAATCAAATACTTTCCAAATCATATATCACTGACAAAACACAAATGGCAAAAGATATCTTTGGATTGATTCAGGATGGAATCATCACAGGTGTCAGTGTGGGGTTCAGAGCATTGGAAATGAATCGACCGACATCAGATGAAATCAGAAAGAATTCCAAACTTGCCGATGTCAGATACCTCATCAGAAAGTGGCAACTGGATGAATATTCTTATGTCACATTTCCCTGCAATACAGAGTGTGTGACCTTAGCTGTTTCAAAGGGATACAGTCCAGAAACAGTCATTGCCATCAATGGTGGTCAAATGCCTGAGATGAAAGATCTCATTAAAGATAATGTTTGGTGCTGGAATCAGACCATCATTGAGAAACAACAGGATGAACCTCAGATTGTCATGCCTAAGTTTTCAAAGAAATGGTGA